One Desulfobulbus oligotrophicus DNA segment encodes these proteins:
- a CDS encoding phage tail tube protein has product MQNAQQGMILGGDLYFDFLTDAGASTGFGLAGNANRLIPKVESETLENKLNGRDTLGQTGDSYTRITSSTISFTMNRYDPDIVAAFFMGSAVDLPAVAAEAYTATVTADHGEWVSIGTSRLVTCVVRNSTDTITYAVGEDYEVDLLLGRIRTLAAGDIVDAATLHVSGTAAGPYTATVTAISDKWVPIGKDGLATCVVKNADNTLTYTVNEDYEVNLRLGLIRVLSGGDIVAGATLNISGAVEAATGRKITGGTRPVINVGLLLDGKNYVNGANVKLRVWQAQIRGDGDFDLLAQDGFPALQFSGTMVTPAGKTAPFELW; this is encoded by the coding sequence ATGCAAAACGCACAACAAGGAATGATACTCGGCGGAGATCTCTATTTCGATTTTCTGACCGATGCCGGCGCTTCCACCGGCTTCGGCCTGGCCGGCAACGCCAACCGGCTCATCCCCAAGGTGGAAAGCGAGACCCTGGAGAACAAGCTCAACGGCCGCGACACCCTGGGACAGACCGGCGACTCCTACACCCGCATCACCAGTTCCACCATCTCGTTCACCATGAACCGTTACGATCCCGATATCGTGGCCGCGTTCTTCATGGGTTCGGCGGTGGACCTGCCCGCCGTCGCTGCCGAGGCCTACACGGCCACGGTGACGGCAGACCATGGCGAGTGGGTGTCCATCGGCACGTCCCGCCTGGTCACCTGCGTGGTCCGGAACTCCACCGACACCATCACCTATGCGGTCGGCGAAGATTACGAAGTCGATCTTCTCCTCGGCCGGATCCGAACATTGGCTGCCGGCGACATCGTTGACGCCGCCACGCTCCATGTCAGCGGCACCGCTGCCGGGCCCTACACGGCCACGGTGACGGCAATCTCCGACAAGTGGGTGCCCATCGGCAAGGACGGCCTGGCCACCTGCGTGGTCAAGAACGCCGACAACACCCTCACCTATACGGTCAACGAAGATTACGAAGTCAATCTGCGCCTCGGCCTGATCCGGGTGTTGAGCGGAGGCGATATCGTTGCCGGTGCGACGCTCAATATCAGCGGCGCCGTGGAAGCGGCAACCGGCCGCAAGATCACCGGCGGTACCCGGCCGGTCATCAATGTGGGGCTGCTGCTGGACGGGAAAAACTACGTCAACGGCGCCAATGTCAAGCTGCGGGTCTGGCAGGCGCAGATTCGCGGGGACGGTGATTTTGATCTGCTTGCCCAGGATGGATTTCCCGCGCTGCAATTTTCCGGGACCATGGTCACCCCGGCCGGCAAAACCGCGCCGTTTGAACTGTGGTGA